The following is a genomic window from Rutidosis leptorrhynchoides isolate AG116_Rl617_1_P2 chromosome 8, CSIRO_AGI_Rlap_v1, whole genome shotgun sequence.
GTTGAAACTGTGCTTATTGAGAGTGACACGGAAGCAAAAGCCATTTTGGACCTCATTCCAATTCTAAATATAAGAAAGCTGGTGTTAGGCACCACCAAATCGAACCTAAAGTAACGCCACTTACAACCACCTCATTTTATGATTAACTTCCAATTTCCCATTTTATACGCGTGCGTGTTTTAATCCTTGTGCCTTCGATAACAGGAAACTTAGGAAGAAAGGCGGTAGAGGGACGCTTGATCAAATAGTACATAATGTGCCACCGTATTGTGAGGTCAAAGTCATATGTGAAGGAAAAGAAGTTTCGTTGCAAGACCATTTGAACAACGAACCAACATCGCCGTTATCAACTACCACAAGTTTTAACAGCAGCTTTTCGAAAAAATCTAGTAACAGCAACCTAAAAGCTTTGATTGTGCAGCAGGATAACATCAATGGCTTTGTGGGCTGCATCAGTTGCTTTAAGATTTGATTGGTATAGGTTTGTATTACAACCTTGTTGTAAATGTAAAAGCACAACTTTATTGTTGGCTACATATATATTGTCCATTTACAACAAATATGGGGGGTGATCTTGTATTTATTGTCAATATTGATCTTGTATGTTATTATGGGGTGATCTTGTATTATTGTCAATATTGATTTTGTATGTTGATCATGTTTGTATTATTGTTTCATAGGTTTGTATTGTTGTTTCGATTGGTAGGTTTTGTATGTTGTTCAAGTAGATCATAGGATTTATAAACACAGATCGTTTGGATCTGTACCACTTGTATCTCGCACTTGTAAAAAAAAGTTGTAGTTAAATTTAATTTATGCTTTTCGGGGTAAAAAAACAAATATGGAGTGAAACAATAAACAAAGTTGTTGATGTAATTTGTTTGATCTTGTATACTGTTTTCGAGACTCGCGGGTGATTTTCCTGTGTATCTTTGTTTCTTGTCTCTTTTCGAGACTAGGAATTGGTATATATGTTTAATTTTCTTTTTagataggaaaaaaaaaaaaaaaaaggatgttGATTAAGTTGACAAATGAGATGATGCAACAACAGAAAATTACAACTCACAAGTTTCATGTAATTGATTAAAGAAAAATATAACCATCTTCCCCAACCTTACACATCATAAGCATCCATTGTTGCCCATAAATAGAAACAAACTGCAATTTCATAATGTACTTAGAAAAAATCAAACTCCAAGTAATTGTCTGAACCTTTTTGGTTTGGACCAGCCACTGGGGGTACATTAGTCTTTTCACTTGTCGACGCAACAGGAGCAGATAACCGTTCATACTCAACTGGTCTAGGAATATCAGGTGGTGTGGCACAACGGATCAACGCCCAGTTAACACCTTCGAAAAACGGGTGTTGTTTAATCTCAGTGGCTCCTCTTTTATACGCCAATCGATGTTGAGGTTCTTTCACAAGCAACCCTCTAATTAAATCCCGAGCAGAAAAGCTGACAGCTGGCGATTCTGGAAACCTTAAAGGCTGGCCCACAACATTGAACAATGTGGCTCGATTACCCGACCCTTTAAATGGAGTTCGAccgaacaataactcgtataagAATATACCGAAAGTCCACCAATCTACAGCTGAACCATGACCCTCGCCTTTGATTATTTCAGGAGCCAGGTACTCGTGGGTCCCTACAAAAGACATGGACCGGGCATTGGTTGGTTCAGCCATGAGCTCGGGCAACGGGCTAACTTGATTTCCTATGTCTTTTGTGGATTTTTTgtcgtttttcttttcttttttggaTTTGCTTGAAAACAAGCGAGGGGAGAAGCAGGATGTGGGGACCACGCATGAAGGTTGGATACATGAAGGCTCGATGCACGCTGGTTGGGCGCAGTAGATGGTGTTACGACGGAGGGGCTCGGAGTCGATCGATGAGGATTTTACTAAAGTTGGGCTAACGCTGCAACGAAGGGAAAGGTCAAAATCGGAGAGCATTATATGTCCATCTTCCCTTACGAGAACATTTTCTGGTTTAAGGTCACGATAAACGATCCCGAGCATGTGGAGATATTCCATGGCTAACAGCACCTCTGCCACATAAAATCTGCATAAcaagattaaaaaaaaaacatgtttaatgTTCCATGATGCAAGACCTTAACAATTTAAGAAACACAGAAAATGAAAATAAATAGAATGATGTAACAGCAAAAGTGGAAAGTAAAGAAAACTACTTCAAATAACACCATAAAATTATGGGCATCTAGGTTCAATAATAATGACACAACAGACAAACGTAACGCTACGGGGAAAAAATGTAGAAGATTTTTCTGTGTTCGGTCTAACCCGGGAGGGTGAGTAATCTGACCCCGTACTTTGATGTACGCAGAACAGTAGGATTAGCCTAGCCCGGTTGTTTCCAACTCTTCCCTGGCCACAACAAAATATTCGTCCTAGACAGGGTTCGAACCTGAGACCCCTTGCAAGGAACTCAGGGCCCCAACGTAACGCTACAGATTATGTTTGAAATAGAAAAGATCAACAGGACAATTTAATTGTTTGATAATCATCTGAAATCAAAATTTCAAGTTATCTTAGATAATGACCAAAAAAGAATAACATATGGTTCTATTTCCAGTCCAAGTAGAAGTACACGTCAAAAGTGACTAGCGCCGTATTCGCTTTTTGGGTGGTCGGCAAGTGAGGCGTAAGAGAGGGAAAATGAGGGTGACAATGTGTGACATGATGACACATTCAAATGGAAGCTCcttaattttaaaaacttaaaaaacAATTATAAACAAGTGCAGGAATAAAGATGCTTAACAATGTAGCATAGTTTTCACAATAGCAACTATAAATATGTTGCCGAAAACAGAGTGTCCAATTTTATTTAGAAAAAGAACTAAAGATTTAGGGAGCATTTAGGTATGGAAAATATTTTCCATGTTTCCTTTTCCTTGTTTCTAGGGTTTCATGTATATAATACATTTCTAGTTTCTTACATAATTTCTGAGGAAAAACTGGAACACGTTTTCTAAATTTTCAGCGTTCTTGGAACATTTTCCAGAAAACAGGATTTTTAGCGTCTACAAAAACCTAGAAGTATAGAAACACTGCCGACCAGACAAACAGATAAGGGTACATATTTTACGACTTATCTTTCATAATCTTGCACACAACACATTATTGAATGCACAAGTAACATTTACCTTAAAACGAGTTCATATTTTAGTAACATAAAACATGAAATAAAACGTTACATAAACAGTCCTCGCGTGACAAAATTCACAGATTAGTTGCATCCCATACCAGAATCACACATTA
Proteins encoded in this region:
- the LOC139862121 gene encoding serine/threonine-protein kinase D6PKL2-like, with translation MASKTQEVFGDNLEDKLASQLLIAQSQTTKVLNNEEKKTIDKKSSVSDNGNSKTSGSALVESGKSSMCRGSTSSNISDESSCSSFSSNINKPHKSNDMRWEAIQVVRARDGALGLTHFRLLKRLGCGDIGSVYLAELTGTKAYFAMKVMDKASLGSRKKLLRAQTEREILQSLDHPFLPTLYTHFETDKFSCLVMEFCPGGDLHTLRQRQPGKHFTEQAVKFYVAEVLLAMEYLHMLGIVYRDLKPENVLVREDGHIMLSDFDLSLRCSVSPTLVKSSSIDSEPLRRNTIYCAQPACIEPSCIQPSCVVPTSCFSPRLFSSKSKKEKKNDKKSTKDIGNQVSPLPELMAEPTNARSMSFVGTHEYLAPEIIKGEGHGSAVDWWTFGIFLYELLFGRTPFKGSGNRATLFNVVGQPLRFPESPAVSFSARDLIRGLLVKEPQHRLAYKRGATEIKQHPFFEGVNWALIRCATPPDIPRPVEYERLSAPVASTSEKTNVPPVAGPNQKGSDNYLEFDFF